The bacterium sequence GGTTTAAGTCTATTTTGGATATTGATAATAAGTTGAAACAAAAGGGTTCAGGGCTAGCTTTGCAATTAGATGTGACCGCTACTCCCAAGAAAAATGATGGCTCTATTTTTGTGCAAGTAATATCAGACTATCCTCTCGTTGAAGCAATTCACCAGAGAATTGTAAAAAATCCTGTTGTACCGGATGCGGCCAGTAGGGGAAAACTGAAAGAAAATCAAAGCGCCTTATTCAGCGAGAAATATAGGGACTATATAAATCTTGGTATAGAGGAGTGGCGTAAAACATATGAAGCGCTCAAACCAATGGGAAAAAAATCAATTCTTTTCATTATGACGGATGATACGCGCAATTGTGATGAAGTGGCCGATTATATTCGAACGAGTTTTGCTGATCTGAAGGATGCAGTTCTAACTATTCATACCAACAAGAGTGGTGAAATTTCAGAAACTGTTTCAGGAAAGAACAAGGAAGAATTAGATATTCTAAGAAAACAAGCAAACAATATCGATAGTTGGGAAAGTCCATTTAAGGTAATTATTTCGGTCATGATGTTGAAAGAAGGTTGGGACGTAAAAAACGTCACGACAATTGTTGGGCTAAGACCATACGCCGCAGAATCAAAAATTTTGCCAGAGCAAACACTTGGACGTGGTTTGAGAAGAATGTTTTTTGGAAACGATACTATCGAGGAATATGTGAGCGTAGTCGGTACACCTGCTTTTATGGATTTTGTAGAGTCAATCAAAGGCGAGGGTGTGATTCTTGAAAAGAGAGCAATGGGTTCCGGGGCAAAACCAATTGCGCCGATGGTTATCGAAGTTGATAAAGACAATCCTAAAAAAGATATTGAGAAATTGGATATAGAAATTCCGGTAATGTCGCCAAGAATTCAAAGGGAATATAAAAATCTTGCGGAATTAGATGTTGCTATTTTTGGAAACGCAAAAGTTAAGGTAAAAACTTTTTCCGAAGAGGAAAAAAGAGAGATAGTATTCAAAGATGTGGTTGGTGAAGTAACTCACCATACAACCATATTAACGGGTGACATTGATCCAGATTATCAAAGTGTTATCGGTTTTTTTGCGCAAGCAATAATGCGAGAACTCCGGCTGTTCGGCTGTTATGATATTTTGTTCGGAAAAGTAAAAGAATTTGTGCAAAGTCACATGTTTGATCAACCGGTTGAATTGTCGGACTTAAATACGCTAAGAAATTTATCAGAGGTCGAATATATACATCTTATAAAAGAATCATTTAAAAAAGCTATCAATGAGCTTACTGTTCAAGACACTGGTGACACTGAAATAAAGAACTATATCAAAATCAGTGAGGCACGACCGTTCGTGGTCAATGATAAATCGTATTTAATCCCCAAGAAGTCGGTTTTCAATAAGATTATTGGTGATAGTGATTTTGAACTGACTTTTTCTGATTTTATTGAAAACTGTGATGATGTAATTTCTTTCTCAAAGAATTTTCAAAACAAGGAAGCCAACGCATTGCGGATTGAATATAAAAATTCAGAAGGATTCATCGCTACTTATTATCCCGATTTTTTCGTTAAGACAGACGATAAGACAGTTTATATAGTTGAGACAAAAGGAAGAGAAGAAGATGATGACAAATTGAAATTTGAACGATTAGAAAAATGGTGTGAAGACGTAAATAGTCGGCAAACAAAGATGGTTTACAAACCACTGTATATAAAACAGGAAAAATGGGCTAAAGACAGACTCAAAAATTTTGATGAAGTTGTTCGGTTGTTTAGTAGATAGTGGTAATTGCTACAAATGAAACTCTTTCGCTACAGAAAACCGTCATTGAAAACTCTTGTTGGGATTACGGCGGTAAAAAGAAGAATTAGGAAAGCAACTGGTATTAGCACATTTGAGCGTTACACCAAACCCAGTCGGGTCAAACAGCGCATTAAACAGAAGGTTGGTATTTATAGTCCACCCATGACAATTATTCGACAAACCTCAAAGGGAATAATTCCAAGTATTCTTGGGTTATTTAAAAATAAATAACTGCTTAGGATGTTGTCATATAATGGATTTAGTGGCAGTGAGCGGGCAAAAGTAGGACGTATTCAATTGACTACTATACGTAGTGGTGAATT is a genomic window containing:
- a CDS encoding DEAD/DEAH box helicase family protein, whose amino-acid sequence is MALHKDFPKDPYAILDPSIRWFPADEDLRDKGYEKLLPPLVADLRKRVKEWREKHYEGASETSKSLLNWWFKEEHILYDQQGVASHFRYYFAQREAMETVVWLYEVAKVKDKYDLIRYNSTGVLSPQMFTEDWLRFVIKMATGAGKTKVMSLVIAWAYFHKKYEQDSQLAKNFLLITPNVIVFERIKNDFEGLKIFFSDPVLPDNGYQGQNWHDDFQVTLHLQDDLRNVSDTGNIFLTNIHRVFEGDVREPSLDDEDTSAYFLGHRPVTKTNDSTVDLGMIVRDIDELIVINDEAHHIHDEKMAWFKSILDIDNKLKQKGSGLALQLDVTATPKKNDGSIFVQVISDYPLVEAIHQRIVKNPVVPDAASRGKLKENQSALFSEKYRDYINLGIEEWRKTYEALKPMGKKSILFIMTDDTRNCDEVADYIRTSFADLKDAVLTIHTNKSGEISETVSGKNKEELDILRKQANNIDSWESPFKVIISVMMLKEGWDVKNVTTIVGLRPYAAESKILPEQTLGRGLRRMFFGNDTIEEYVSVVGTPAFMDFVESIKGEGVILEKRAMGSGAKPIAPMVIEVDKDNPKKDIEKLDIEIPVMSPRIQREYKNLAELDVAIFGNAKVKVKTFSEEEKREIVFKDVVGEVTHHTTILTGDIDPDYQSVIGFFAQAIMRELRLFGCYDILFGKVKEFVQSHMFDQPVELSDLNTLRNLSEVEYIHLIKESFKKAINELTVQDTGDTEIKNYIKISEARPFVVNDKSYLIPKKSVFNKIIGDSDFELTFSDFIENCDDVISFSKNFQNKEANALRIEYKNSEGFIATYYPDFFVKTDDKTVYIVETKGREEDDDKLKFERLEKWCEDVNSRQTKMVYKPLYIKQEKWAKDRLKNFDEVVRLFSR